From Acidothermus cellulolyticus 11B, a single genomic window includes:
- the paaN gene encoding phenylacetic acid degradation protein PaaN, which translates to MDDLWEKHRPLLDDAYRAWRTRDHWSAFPESPSPRVWGESAAAAGLTAFEAYRGEAFALDTPGADGWVAPEQPPTGIEWDIRYPHLTSDGAPLLVSASQAALPAWRDAGPHRRAGLVVEILHRLAERSFELAHAVMHTTGQGFVMAFQAGAAHALDRALEAVAVAVHEMTVVPPEAEWVKPAGRDRFQRLHKRYHIVPRGIGLVIGCTTFPTWNGFPGLFASLVCGNPVIVKPHPHAVLPLAIAVRIARQTLAEHGFDPNLVTLAVEADGEGLARVLATQTDVRIIDYTGSSAFGAWLEENARHAVVYAEKSAVNCALLESTDNFTGMTANLAYSLALYSGQMCTTPRVFLVPAGGIATDVGKRGVDDIVAALRTALADLTAEPKRAAALLGAIVDGRVAARVEEAMHREDVAIPSRRLEHPDFPAALVRTPVVLRTRFDADDAYRAEWFGPIAFIVETPSPEVSLTLWEDITQHSGGLTASVYSTDPAFLRQAEEIATRTGVLTALNFTADTYVNQTAAFSDFHGSAANRAATAAMTDPAFVTHRFHIAEIRQPR; encoded by the coding sequence ATGGACGATCTGTGGGAGAAACATCGGCCGCTTCTCGACGACGCGTACCGCGCCTGGCGAACCCGCGACCACTGGTCGGCGTTCCCCGAATCACCGTCCCCGCGCGTCTGGGGGGAGAGCGCGGCTGCGGCCGGTCTCACAGCCTTCGAGGCCTACCGGGGCGAGGCTTTCGCTCTTGACACCCCCGGCGCCGACGGATGGGTGGCACCCGAACAACCGCCCACCGGTATCGAGTGGGACATCCGCTATCCGCACCTCACCAGCGACGGTGCTCCGCTCCTGGTCAGCGCTTCCCAGGCCGCCCTCCCCGCCTGGCGGGACGCCGGACCGCACCGACGTGCCGGTCTTGTCGTTGAAATTCTCCACCGGCTGGCGGAGCGCAGTTTTGAGCTCGCACACGCCGTCATGCACACGACGGGTCAAGGTTTCGTCATGGCTTTTCAAGCCGGGGCTGCGCACGCCCTCGACCGGGCTCTCGAGGCCGTCGCGGTCGCCGTCCATGAGATGACCGTGGTCCCCCCTGAAGCGGAGTGGGTCAAGCCGGCGGGCCGCGACCGGTTCCAGCGGCTGCACAAGCGCTACCACATCGTGCCCCGCGGCATCGGCCTCGTCATCGGGTGCACCACATTCCCAACGTGGAACGGTTTTCCCGGACTCTTCGCCAGTCTGGTCTGCGGAAATCCGGTCATTGTCAAGCCGCACCCGCACGCCGTCCTGCCGCTGGCCATCGCAGTGCGCATCGCCCGACAGACGCTCGCCGAGCACGGCTTCGACCCGAATCTGGTGACCCTCGCGGTCGAGGCGGATGGCGAGGGACTTGCCCGCGTGCTCGCAACCCAGACCGACGTCCGGATCATCGACTACACCGGATCGTCGGCGTTCGGCGCCTGGTTGGAAGAAAACGCCCGGCATGCCGTGGTGTACGCCGAGAAATCCGCGGTGAATTGCGCCCTGCTCGAATCGACCGACAATTTCACCGGCATGACGGCGAATCTCGCGTATTCCCTCGCGTTGTACAGCGGGCAGATGTGCACGACGCCGCGGGTTTTCCTCGTACCGGCCGGGGGAATCGCCACCGACGTCGGGAAGCGCGGCGTTGACGACATCGTCGCCGCGCTGCGTACCGCCCTCGCCGACCTCACCGCCGAGCCGAAACGCGCCGCCGCGCTGCTAGGGGCAATCGTCGACGGGCGGGTCGCCGCCCGCGTCGAGGAGGCCATGCACCGGGAGGACGTCGCGATTCCGTCCCGACGGCTGGAGCATCCCGATTTCCCCGCCGCGTTGGTGCGGACACCGGTGGTGCTCCGCACCCGATTCGATGCCGACGACGCCTACCGCGCCGAGTGGTTCGGGCCCATCGCCTTCATTGTCGAAACCCCGTCGCCGGAGGTGAGTCTGACCCTGTGGGAGGACATCACACAGCACAGCGGCGGGCTCACCGCCTCGGTGTATTCGACCGATCCTGCCTTCCTGCGGCAGGCGGAGGAGATAGCGACGCGCACCGGTGTGCTGACCGCGCTGAATTTCACCGCCGACACCTACGTCAACCAGACGGCCGCATTCTCGGATTTCCACGGAAGCGCGGCGAACCGTGCCGCGACCGCCGCGATGACGGATCCGGCCTTCGTCACCCACCGGTTCCACATCGCCGAGATAAGGCAGCCGCGGTGA
- a CDS encoding TetR/AcrR family transcriptional regulator, protein MTASGRSPTRRARYDRASLLDVAVRVFLERGYDGTSMADLAQAAGITKSSFYHHVPSKEALLQAACDRALDALDRVRRSLPAGHAIEQFEYVLRATIHALVTELPYVTVLLRVRGNTTVERDALRRRREFDRFVADLLGRAAADGALRSDIDPLLATRLVFGLVNSIAEWYRADGRLTADQLGDTVVRLVMDGLRGD, encoded by the coding sequence GTGACGGCGAGCGGCCGCTCCCCGACGCGGCGGGCCCGGTATGACCGCGCCTCACTGCTCGATGTCGCGGTCCGGGTCTTTCTCGAACGCGGCTACGACGGGACGAGCATGGCTGACCTCGCGCAGGCCGCCGGCATCACCAAGTCGTCGTTCTACCACCATGTCCCCAGCAAGGAGGCACTCCTGCAGGCGGCGTGCGACCGAGCCCTTGACGCACTCGACAGAGTGCGCCGGAGTCTGCCGGCCGGACATGCCATCGAGCAATTCGAATATGTGCTGCGGGCGACCATTCACGCCCTGGTGACCGAACTCCCGTACGTGACGGTTCTTTTACGGGTGCGGGGAAATACCACGGTGGAACGCGACGCGTTACGGCGTCGCCGGGAATTCGACCGGTTTGTCGCCGATCTGCTCGGCAGGGCCGCCGCGGACGGTGCGTTGCGGTCCGACATCGACCCACTGCTGGCCACCCGGCTGGTCTTCGGTCTGGTGAATTCCATCGCCGAGTGGTACCGCGCCGATGGCCGCCTCACCGCAGACCAACTCGGCGACACCGTCGTACGCCTGGTCATGGACGGGCTGCGTGGTGACTAG
- a CDS encoding DUF488 family protein, which yields MVTSGETAGPALVTFGHGTASRDQIVELLQSAGIRLVVDIRTAPGSRRVPHVARTELERWLPEAGIAYRWEKRLGGFRRPAPDSPDVVWRNASFRGYAGYTRTEPFRIALEEVLAAAARRPTAVMCAESVWWRCHRRIVADVVMVGYGWRVVHLGHDGRLTEHVPTEGVRRRPDGLLVYDAGTLDAEPADAEVRATPDAFATPDAFASPDVFASPRSAGDPAPRW from the coding sequence GTGGTGACTAGCGGCGAGACGGCGGGCCCGGCCTTGGTGACCTTTGGCCACGGCACAGCGTCCCGCGACCAAATCGTCGAACTGCTCCAGAGCGCCGGCATTCGCCTGGTGGTGGATATTCGCACCGCACCCGGCAGCCGGCGCGTTCCGCACGTCGCGCGCACCGAACTTGAGCGTTGGCTTCCCGAGGCCGGCATCGCCTACCGCTGGGAGAAACGGCTCGGTGGATTCCGCCGGCCGGCGCCGGACAGTCCGGACGTCGTGTGGCGGAACGCGTCGTTCCGGGGCTACGCCGGATACACCCGCACCGAGCCGTTTCGTATCGCGCTGGAGGAAGTCCTGGCCGCCGCAGCACGGCGGCCGACCGCGGTGATGTGCGCCGAGAGCGTGTGGTGGCGGTGCCATCGGCGGATCGTCGCCGATGTCGTCATGGTGGGATACGGCTGGCGGGTCGTGCACCTCGGCCACGACGGTCGGTTGACCGAACACGTTCCGACGGAAGGCGTACGGCGGCGTCCCGACGGGCTGCTCGTCTACGACGCCGGCACGCTGGACGCCGAACCCGCCGACGCCGAGGTCCGTGCGACACCCGACGCTTTTGCGACGCCCGACGCTTTTGCCTCACCCGACGTTTTTGCCTCGCCGCGCAGCGCCGGTGATCCGGCACCCCGCTGGTGA
- a CDS encoding 2Fe-2S iron-sulfur cluster-binding protein, translating to MAGRFHALRVAAIDRLTEDAAAVTFEVPAALADEYRFLPGQHVIVRCPAAGDDKRRAYSLCSPPPTLRIGVKRIPNGVFSRYVMEEMRPGDVVDVMTPTGRFVPSPDPGIRRRTAVCAGSGITPVLSMMAAALAADSAAVFQLVYGNRSTASVMFLDEIADLKDRYPDRLEVVHVFSREPRESELLTGRLDRAKIAALLDAFGFVERTDEWFVCGPLGVIEAARAELRSRGVPAERVHTELFHVDTVTAPRIPQTETGVATVQVRLGGRTTEVHVGYDQDVLHAVLPVRADVPYGCTNGMCGTCRARLVAGDVVMRQCYALDEADRAAGFVLTCQAMPRTPRISLDYDA from the coding sequence GTGGCGGGTCGATTTCATGCCCTTCGGGTCGCGGCCATCGACCGGCTCACCGAGGACGCCGCGGCGGTGACCTTCGAGGTGCCCGCGGCACTCGCTGACGAGTATCGCTTCCTTCCCGGCCAGCACGTCATCGTGCGTTGTCCGGCTGCAGGCGACGACAAGCGGCGCGCCTACTCCCTCTGCTCCCCGCCGCCGACCCTCCGCATCGGCGTGAAACGCATTCCTAACGGGGTTTTCTCTCGGTACGTGATGGAGGAAATGCGACCCGGTGACGTCGTCGACGTGATGACCCCGACCGGGCGGTTCGTTCCCAGCCCGGATCCGGGTATTCGCCGGCGTACGGCGGTCTGCGCCGGCAGCGGAATCACCCCTGTTCTCTCCATGATGGCGGCTGCCTTGGCGGCCGATTCAGCGGCGGTTTTCCAACTGGTGTACGGAAACCGCAGCACGGCGAGCGTCATGTTTCTCGACGAGATTGCCGACCTGAAGGACCGTTATCCCGACCGGCTCGAGGTGGTGCACGTCTTCTCCCGCGAACCCCGCGAATCGGAGCTGCTCACCGGCCGCTTGGACCGGGCGAAAATCGCTGCCTTGCTGGACGCCTTCGGATTCGTTGAGCGTACGGACGAGTGGTTCGTGTGCGGTCCGCTCGGCGTGATCGAGGCGGCCCGGGCGGAATTACGGTCCCGCGGCGTACCCGCCGAGCGGGTGCACACCGAGCTTTTTCACGTCGACACCGTCACCGCACCGCGGATACCGCAGACCGAAACGGGCGTCGCGACGGTGCAGGTCCGGCTCGGCGGGCGGACAACGGAGGTGCACGTCGGGTACGACCAGGACGTCCTGCACGCGGTGCTTCCCGTACGCGCCGACGTACCGTACGGCTGCACCAACGGCATGTGCGGGACGTGCAGGGCGCGGCTCGTGGCGGGCGACGTCGTGATGCGCCAGTGTTACGCCCTCGACGAGGCGGACCGGGCGGCCGGGTTCGTCCTCACGTGCCAAGCCATGCCGCGGACACCGCGGATTTCGCTGGATTACGACGCGTAG
- the paaD gene encoding 1,2-phenylacetyl-CoA epoxidase subunit PaaD: MVSLPELRERIAGIPDPELPVVTIGDLGILREVRTDGPSVEVRITPTYVGCPALDVIRTEIRRVLEDAGFPDGKVSVVFAPPWGTGDISAEGRRKLAAAGIAPPSADAPACPQCGSPHTEVLSAFGATLCQSLRRCTSCREPFPAMKPH, encoded by the coding sequence ATGGTGAGCCTGCCTGAACTGCGCGAGCGGATCGCCGGCATTCCCGATCCGGAATTGCCGGTCGTCACCATCGGCGACTTAGGAATTCTTCGCGAGGTACGGACCGACGGTCCGTCCGTCGAGGTGCGGATAACGCCGACCTACGTCGGCTGCCCGGCGCTGGACGTCATCCGGACGGAGATCCGCCGGGTGCTGGAGGACGCCGGATTTCCGGACGGGAAGGTCTCGGTGGTCTTCGCGCCGCCGTGGGGGACCGGCGACATCAGCGCGGAGGGACGGCGAAAGCTTGCCGCGGCAGGCATCGCCCCACCATCGGCCGACGCACCCGCCTGCCCGCAGTGCGGTTCGCCGCACACCGAGGTGCTGAGCGCGTTCGGGGCCACCCTGTGCCAGTCGCTGCGGCGCTGTACCAGCTGCCGCGAGCCGTTTCCGGCGATGAAACCGCACTGA
- the paaC gene encoding 1,2-phenylacetyl-CoA epoxidase subunit PaaC, producing MTTDPLLFTYTLRLGDDALILAQRLSEWASRAPEIEEDIALTNIALDLLGQARVLLDYAGKVEGAGRDEDDLAYLRTEPEFLNVHLVEQENGDFAHTIARQLFFSTYQLALYEELISSKDDVLAGVAAKGVKEAAYHRDHAQQWTLRLGDGTEESHRRMQAAVDRFWPFTPELFESDEVTRALAARGIGVDPSVLRPRWEQAIDDVLREATLRKPELIWASYGGRRGVHTECFGYLLAEMQYLHRLHPDASW from the coding sequence GTGACTACCGATCCGTTGCTCTTCACATACACGCTGCGCCTCGGTGACGACGCACTGATTCTCGCGCAGCGGTTGTCGGAGTGGGCGTCGCGCGCGCCGGAGATCGAAGAGGACATCGCGTTGACGAACATCGCCTTGGATCTCCTTGGCCAGGCGCGCGTGCTGCTCGATTACGCCGGCAAGGTGGAGGGCGCCGGCCGTGACGAGGATGACCTTGCGTATCTGCGGACCGAACCGGAATTTCTCAATGTCCACCTTGTCGAACAGGAGAACGGCGACTTTGCGCACACCATCGCCCGGCAGTTGTTCTTCAGCACCTACCAGCTCGCGCTGTACGAGGAGCTGATCTCATCAAAGGACGACGTCCTCGCCGGCGTCGCGGCTAAGGGCGTGAAGGAGGCGGCGTACCATCGCGACCACGCGCAGCAGTGGACGTTGCGGCTCGGCGATGGTACGGAGGAGAGTCACCGCCGCATGCAGGCCGCGGTCGACCGGTTCTGGCCGTTCACCCCGGAATTGTTCGAGTCCGACGAGGTCACCCGCGCGCTTGCCGCCCGCGGCATCGGCGTCGACCCGTCCGTTCTCCGGCCCCGGTGGGAGCAGGCCATCGACGACGTGCTGCGGGAGGCGACGCTCCGTAAACCCGAACTCATCTGGGCGTCGTACGGCGGCCGCCGCGGCGTGCACACCGAGTGCTTCGGATACCTGCTCGCCGAAATGCAGTACCTGCACCGCTTGCACCCGGACGCATCATGGTGA
- the paaB gene encoding 1,2-phenylacetyl-CoA epoxidase subunit PaaB, with the protein MMATSAEWPLWEVFIRPRRGLAHVHAGSVHAPDAAMALRNARDVYTRRGEGVSIWVIASKDIVASSPEEKDPFFDPAADKVYRHPTFYSLPEEVRQM; encoded by the coding sequence ATGATGGCAACCTCGGCGGAATGGCCGTTGTGGGAAGTCTTCATCCGGCCCCGGCGTGGGCTGGCCCACGTGCATGCCGGGAGCGTTCATGCCCCCGACGCGGCGATGGCCTTGCGCAATGCCCGGGACGTCTACACTCGACGGGGCGAGGGCGTGAGCATCTGGGTTATCGCCTCGAAGGACATCGTGGCCTCGAGTCCGGAGGAGAAGGATCCGTTCTTCGATCCGGCGGCGGATAAGGTCTATCGGCATCCGACGTTTTACTCGTTACCGGAGGAGGTGCGGCAGATGTGA
- the paaA gene encoding 1,2-phenylacetyl-CoA epoxidase subunit PaaA, whose protein sequence is MAADDPTAAGLDELTARFEATIAANERIEPRDWMPDGYRQTLIRQIAQHAHSEIIGMQPEANWITRAPSLLRKAILLAKVQDEAGHGLYLYAAAETLGVSRAELFELLHSRKQKYSSIFNYPTLTWADVGAIGWLVDGAAITNQVPLCRCSYGPYARAMIRICKEESFHQRQGFDILYRLSHGTPAQHEMAQDAVNRWWWPSLMMFGPPDDQSPHTAQSMAWGIKRFTNDELRQKFVDMIVPQAAVLGLTLPDPQLRWNPERGHYDFGPIDWSEFYRVIGGGGPCNEQRLRHRIEAYTAGAWVREAAAAYAAKHGQRTAA, encoded by the coding sequence GTGGCAGCCGACGACCCCACCGCGGCCGGCTTGGACGAGTTGACGGCCCGATTCGAAGCGACGATCGCAGCGAATGAGCGGATCGAACCGCGGGACTGGATGCCCGACGGGTATCGCCAGACCCTGATTCGTCAGATCGCGCAGCATGCCCACTCAGAGATCATCGGGATGCAACCGGAGGCGAACTGGATCACGAGGGCGCCCTCGCTGCTCCGCAAAGCGATCCTCCTAGCCAAGGTCCAAGACGAAGCCGGTCACGGACTCTACCTTTACGCTGCGGCGGAGACGCTCGGTGTCAGCCGCGCCGAGCTCTTCGAGCTCCTGCACAGCCGCAAGCAGAAGTACTCCAGCATTTTCAACTACCCGACCCTTACCTGGGCGGACGTCGGCGCTATCGGGTGGCTGGTCGACGGTGCGGCGATCACCAACCAGGTGCCGCTCTGCCGGTGCTCGTACGGGCCGTACGCCCGCGCGATGATCCGAATCTGTAAGGAGGAATCGTTCCATCAGCGTCAGGGCTTTGACATCCTCTACCGGTTGAGCCACGGCACGCCCGCGCAGCACGAGATGGCGCAAGACGCGGTCAACCGCTGGTGGTGGCCGAGCCTCATGATGTTCGGTCCGCCGGATGACCAATCCCCGCATACTGCGCAGTCGATGGCCTGGGGAATCAAGCGGTTCACCAACGACGAATTGCGGCAGAAATTCGTCGACATGATTGTGCCGCAGGCGGCGGTTCTCGGTCTCACCCTGCCTGACCCGCAGCTGCGCTGGAATCCCGAGCGGGGCCACTACGACTTTGGACCGATTGACTGGTCGGAGTTCTACCGAGTCATCGGCGGCGGCGGCCCATGCAACGAGCAGCGGTTGCGTCACCGGATCGAGGCGTACACCGCGGGGGCGTGGGTGCGGGAGGCGGCGGCGGCGTACGCCGCCAAGCACGGGCAGCGGACGGCGGCATGA
- a CDS encoding DNA polymerase IV translates to MDGIVSWPGEESSITSRPARRLRTSPSVLHADVDAFYAAVEQRDKPSLRGHPVIVGGLGPRGVVATASYEARRYGVRSAMSMVEARARCPQAAFLAPRFAVYRAVSAQIMDIFAEFSALVEPLSLDEAYLDIATSAHEPISTEAAVEIARRIKEKVRAVTGLSISVGAGNSKLVAKIASDLDKPDGLRVVPAGAEADFLAPLPVTRIPGVGPATAARLHNVGVHTIGELAALSEEEAANLLGRAHGRHLWALAHGWDDRAVCADRAAKSVSVEDTFDQDIADPGRLRIVVRAMAERVVERLRAHTLSGRTISVKVRLTDFTTLTRSATLPAPTDDVRVVRRLAERLLTEVDTSSGVRLIGVGISGLTDWVQLNLFADDRGGRPTGGAGEVSTGTPGTASPMHTDPPASAVPWTPGQDVVHRRYGPGWVQGSGRGWVTVRFETRDTPVGPVRSFRDADPELHPAESP, encoded by the coding sequence GTGGACGGCATCGTGTCCTGGCCTGGTGAGGAGTCGTCGATCACGTCCCGCCCGGCGCGGCGCCTGCGGACGAGCCCGTCGGTGTTGCACGCCGATGTCGACGCGTTCTACGCCGCGGTCGAGCAGCGGGACAAACCCTCGCTTCGCGGCCATCCGGTTATCGTCGGGGGTCTTGGTCCGCGCGGTGTCGTCGCTACCGCGAGTTACGAGGCGCGCCGGTACGGCGTCCGGTCGGCGATGTCCATGGTCGAAGCGCGGGCCCGGTGCCCGCAGGCCGCCTTCCTCGCCCCCCGCTTTGCGGTGTACCGCGCGGTCAGCGCGCAGATCATGGATATTTTTGCGGAATTCTCCGCTCTGGTTGAACCACTCTCGCTCGACGAGGCTTACCTCGACATCGCCACCTCTGCTCACGAGCCGATCTCGACCGAGGCAGCGGTGGAAATCGCCCGGCGTATCAAGGAGAAGGTGCGAGCGGTCACCGGTTTGTCGATTTCCGTCGGAGCCGGGAATTCCAAATTGGTGGCCAAAATCGCCTCCGACCTCGACAAGCCTGATGGACTGCGCGTCGTACCGGCCGGCGCCGAGGCGGATTTTCTCGCCCCGCTTCCGGTGACCCGGATTCCCGGGGTCGGCCCGGCTACGGCAGCCCGATTGCACAACGTCGGTGTCCACACCATCGGGGAGCTGGCTGCCCTCTCCGAGGAGGAAGCCGCGAACCTCCTCGGCCGTGCGCACGGCCGTCACCTGTGGGCCCTCGCGCACGGTTGGGATGACCGGGCTGTCTGCGCGGACCGCGCGGCGAAATCCGTGAGCGTGGAGGACACCTTCGACCAGGACATTGCCGACCCGGGGCGGCTGCGGATCGTGGTCCGCGCGATGGCGGAGCGCGTCGTCGAGCGGCTCCGGGCGCACACGCTCTCCGGCCGCACGATCTCGGTCAAGGTCCGGCTCACCGATTTCACCACCCTGACCCGGTCGGCAACCCTGCCGGCCCCGACCGACGACGTCCGGGTCGTCCGCCGGCTGGCGGAACGACTGCTCACCGAGGTGGATACCAGCTCCGGGGTGCGGTTGATCGGTGTCGGCATATCCGGCCTGACCGATTGGGTGCAGCTCAACCTCTTCGCCGACGACCGTGGCGGCCGCCCAACCGGCGGCGCCGGTGAGGTCAGCACCGGCACGCCGGGCACGGCGTCACCGATGCACACTGATCCGCCCGCGTCTGCGGTGCCGTGGACACCCGGGCAGGACGTCGTCCACCGTCGGTACGGCCCCGGCTGGGTCCAGGGCTCCGGCCGGGGGTGGGTCACCGTCCGCTTCGAAACCCGTGACACCCCGGTCGGTCCCGTGCGCAGCTTCCGGGACGCCGATCCGGAGTTGCACCCGGCGGAATCTCCGTGA
- a CDS encoding dienelactone hydrolase family protein → MEVHRVLLDGEDAPVPAYEAVPADRRGGIIVVHEAFGLTDYIRGVCAALAEDGFHAIAPNLFHRHGIDAISYDDLNKAKDVMAQLAADQIRADIRSAVQRLGAAGLTDRSVGILGFCMGGSIACAVATEQAFGAAVTFYGAGIRQGRFGFAPLADRVPLLRTPWLGLYGDRDTTIPVADIEFLRSEAARAPVPTAVVRYPEAGHGFHCSARPAHFHQPSAADAWERTRDWFNRYLNPAGLPTGPAG, encoded by the coding sequence GTGGAAGTGCACCGCGTCCTGTTGGACGGCGAGGACGCGCCGGTGCCGGCGTACGAAGCAGTTCCGGCTGACCGGCGGGGAGGCATCATCGTCGTCCACGAAGCGTTCGGCCTCACCGACTACATCCGCGGCGTCTGCGCCGCCTTGGCCGAGGACGGATTTCACGCTATCGCGCCGAACCTCTTCCACCGCCACGGCATCGACGCCATCAGCTACGACGATCTCAACAAGGCGAAGGACGTCATGGCACAACTGGCGGCCGACCAGATTCGCGCGGATATCCGCAGCGCCGTGCAACGACTCGGTGCCGCCGGACTGACCGACCGCTCTGTCGGCATTCTCGGATTCTGCATGGGCGGGTCGATCGCGTGCGCCGTCGCGACCGAACAGGCGTTCGGTGCCGCCGTCACGTTCTACGGTGCCGGAATCCGGCAGGGACGTTTCGGCTTCGCCCCGCTCGCGGACCGTGTCCCGCTGCTGCGTACCCCGTGGCTGGGCCTGTACGGCGACCGCGATACGACGATCCCTGTCGCGGACATCGAATTCCTGCGCAGCGAAGCAGCACGCGCACCGGTGCCGACCGCGGTTGTCCGCTATCCGGAAGCAGGTCACGGTTTTCACTGCTCAGCCCGGCCGGCTCATTTCCATCAACCGTCGGCGGCGGACGCGTGGGAACGGACGCGTGACTGGTTCAACCGCTACCTCAACCCCGCCGGGCTGCCGACCGGACCTGCCGGTTAG
- a CDS encoding class I tRNA ligase family protein has protein sequence MTLALDEQLRPLRLAGTALPTVGKVRMYVCGVTPYDVTHLGHAATYIWVDVLTRLLRQLGTDVEVCRNVTDVDDVLLDAARRAGASYDAFAAVQQFHFEQDMAALGVRPPTHEPRAHNFVRNVVSLAAGLVDAGKAYVRNGSVYFRGADVPVRAGLSADEARQLAAEFNDEPDDPAKENPFDVAIWRASGEGVPAWPSPWGPGRPGWHAECAAMAMTVFGPALDIHAGGADLRFPHHAYEAALAEALTGVRPFARTWLRVGMVHHGGRKMAKSAGNLVLVSDLLAAHPAAALRMYVVHRRWPQPWEFDARELQRAEADVDALFTAAARPGRSDGREAVLAALRDDLDVPTAFQVAVDEGGAAARLLVDVLGLR, from the coding sequence GTGACACTAGCGCTCGACGAGCAACTTCGACCGCTTCGACTGGCCGGTACCGCCCTACCGACGGTCGGCAAGGTCCGGATGTACGTCTGCGGGGTCACCCCGTACGACGTGACACATCTTGGCCACGCGGCGACGTACATCTGGGTCGATGTCCTCACCCGGTTGCTCCGTCAGCTCGGCACCGACGTTGAAGTCTGCCGCAACGTGACCGACGTCGACGACGTCCTCCTGGACGCCGCCCGGCGCGCCGGTGCGTCGTACGACGCATTCGCTGCTGTGCAGCAATTCCATTTCGAGCAGGACATGGCGGCACTCGGGGTCCGGCCGCCGACGCATGAACCACGGGCGCACAATTTCGTTCGCAACGTGGTGAGTCTCGCCGCCGGGCTGGTGGACGCCGGGAAGGCCTACGTCCGCAACGGGTCGGTGTATTTCCGGGGCGCCGACGTACCCGTCCGCGCCGGCCTTTCGGCTGACGAGGCACGGCAACTCGCGGCCGAATTCAACGACGAACCAGACGATCCCGCCAAGGAGAATCCGTTCGACGTGGCAATTTGGCGGGCGAGTGGTGAGGGCGTCCCGGCGTGGCCGAGCCCGTGGGGTCCCGGGCGGCCGGGATGGCACGCCGAGTGCGCCGCGATGGCGATGACGGTTTTCGGCCCGGCTTTGGACATTCACGCCGGCGGCGCTGACCTGCGGTTCCCCCATCACGCCTATGAAGCGGCGCTGGCCGAGGCCCTTACCGGAGTGCGGCCGTTCGCGCGGACCTGGCTGCGGGTCGGCATGGTCCACCACGGTGGGCGGAAAATGGCGAAGTCAGCGGGAAATCTCGTCCTCGTCTCCGACCTGCTCGCCGCTCATCCCGCGGCCGCGCTGCGCATGTACGTGGTCCACCGCCGTTGGCCGCAGCCGTGGGAATTCGATGCACGCGAGTTGCAACGCGCCGAGGCGGACGTCGACGCGCTCTTCACGGCGGCGGCCCGTCCCGGGCGTTCCGACGGGCGGGAGGCGGTTCTTGCCGCGCTCCGTGACGACCTCGACGTGCCGACGGCGTTTCAGGTTGCCGTTGACGAAGGCGGTGCGGCCGCCCGGCTCCTGGTCGACGTGCTCGGATTGCGATAA